In Candidatus Aegiribacteria sp., the DNA window TTCACAAGTGTACGTTGTTATGTCCGACCCTGGGTTCGGTTCGCGATCCGCGATGTCAGAAACGGCGCGAGTATGTAAACTACAGGACTCCATGCGGGTGCAAATAAGGCTACAACCATCCCGGTGATGGACAGACATGGAAGAACGAGGTTGATCTTGATTATCCGTCCAATCGCGCTCCTGTCAACACCCTCATTGAGCATCTCCGGATGCTTTATAAGTGATCTGCACTGAAGAAGGAAAAACATCCCTATCAGGAATATATTGGCATGAAAGAAGATGTTGGCAACAAAGTAATCTACGTGATTCCCGATCAGTGAAGATGAGAAAGGAATCACGCAGACAACCAGAAGTCCTCCCAGATTAGCCCATAGATGTTTTTCGCAGGTAATTTTCACGTATTTAAAAAGTTTCTGCTGAATTATCCAGAAATTTCCCAGAAGAAGGAAGCTGATCAGATAGGTCCAGAAAAGCTCCGAGTAATCAAGAAGATGATCCAGGAGATCACTGTTTGAACTGATGTTGTGTATCGTTTTCGGTACAGGAAGGCTGAGAACCATAATTGTCATGGCAATCGCGTATATACCATCAGTAAGACCCTCAAGACGGTGAATCGAGAGAAGCTTGATCTTCTTTTTACTCACTTCTTTCCCTTCTTCAGTATATCACATCCTACCCTGGATGATTAGTTTGGCTGACTGACGGATGTTACCCGGACCTGAAGCTTCCACCAGATAAAGCCCTGAAGGGACGGAGGACAGGTCCATATGCCTGTCTCCTGCGGAAAGACTCCAATCCCTGATCATTCTTCCTGAAAGATCATAAAGTGTCACTGAAAGCTCTGAATCGGCCATTCCGCTCCAGTTCAGGACTGTCATGGACATCGTCGGATTGGGCGTGAAGTAAAGGGTTCCTGTGCCGAAAGGCGGAGGCAGAGGACGATCATTAATTCCTGTAAGGTGCGGGGAAAGAACGTAATGCCCCGGATCGAACTGAACTTCATTCGGTTCAAAAGAAACGGTAAATACTTCGCTCTGACTCTGCAGATCATTCCACATCACAACAAGCGTATCCTCGGAAGTTCCGTATATCCCGAACTCAAGCGGCATGGTGAAAATCGGTCCGACTGTCTGAACCTGCTCCAGATCAACGGTTACATCCCAGTCACCGGCATTTTCAACCCAGTTATACTCAAGGTAGTATATAGGATAGCCCCAGTCATGCAGCCATGTGTCGAAGAACCAGTCGATATCCTCTCCTGATGCTGCTTCAACGTGATCACGGAAATCATCAGTCGTAGCGTTACTGTATGCGAATTCATTGAAATAATTATGCAGAGTGTTGTAGAACACCGTATCCCCGAGTATATGCCTGAGCATATGAAGGACGCTTGCGGCCTTCTGATAGGTCGTATAGCTCCACATCTCCGAAGGATTGGTAGGATTGGTGATTGGGAAAAGCTCCCCGCTGTTCAGATATGGAAGCATGATATCGTTGACCATGTAATCATCGTAAGCTTCAGGGCCGTAATATTCTGCCCATACGCCCTCACTGTAGACAGCAAATCCTTCGGACAGCCAGACATCTGTCCAGATCTCCTCTGTTACGCAGTTGCCCCACCAGTGATGACTCATTTCATGTGCAAGCAGCCAGTCATAATTATTGTATCCGTTAATGGCATAATAGATATGATAAACCTGTGTCAGGTGTTCCATATCACCTTTGGGCGTCTCGACATAGCTGAATTTAGTATCCCATGGATATGCAGAGTACGTACTCTCATACTGATCCATCATGAGATTCACATTCTGGAAACTTACGAGTGCATCTTCTATATCGTCCGGATATACGTAATACCAGATCCAGCTGTAAGTTGAATCCTGAAGAACCGCGTAATCGGACACTGAGAAAGCAGCAAGGTATGTAGGCATTGGCTGCGGCTGCACCCAGTGGAAAAAGGCTTTACCGTCGGATACCTTTTTCCAGGCCATATCACCGTTTGCGACAGCATACAGACCATCCGGTACGGTTATATAGAATTCAATGCTGGCCTTGTCTGAAGGATGATCCCAGCACGGGAAGATGGCCCTTCCAAGTGACGGCGGATCTGTATAAACACCAACGCCCATATGGAAATAAACGTCAGGATAGAACCAGAACCCCCCGAAGCCGCCGGCTCCTTCATTCCATGGAATTCCAGAATATGCCAGATATACCTCTGAAGTATCGCCTGGATTCATCGTTGAGGAAAGAGTAACGAATACCGAATCCTCCAACTGAGAATACACCAGAGGACCGGTAGTATCCCATACTGAATCGATCTGCATCTGAAGAAAATCAAACCGGATCTCATTCAGATTCGAAACATTAGATGAAAAGAGAACACCTGCGGTGGCTTCCAGTTCTCCGATATCAGGCAGTACTTCCACCCAGACTGTATAGTGAACAGCATCGTAATCATGCAAAGCCTTTTGCTCATAAAGGAGATGCATGTAGGGTCCGGCTATAGGCCGGCTCAGAACGGTCATGTCCGGACCTGGTCCTGGAGCCGCTATAAGCGCTAAAAGTAGAATTATCATGATTTGTCCTCTCTTCCATCATTATCCGTAAAGATCGAATTACCAATGAATTTCCTCAGAAGGAAAGACGGCGCACTATTTATTGTTATACGCATCCAATCGTTCGGCTTTTCTAAGATTATCTGCATCGATCTTATCCTGTGGTCTTGCGCTTACTTCTTTTGATCGTATGAGGTCAGACCGCGAAATGAAATATATCTTAAGATCATCCATTTCAACGACTTCACGATTCTTCCATGCCCGATCAAACTCGATTCCCGGAATCGACATCATGATATCGACCCTCAAAGGTGGCCTGCCCATCTGATAGAAATAATCTTTGTTTGTAAAATCATCTGAAGTAAGATTCTCCAGCGGTGCACCAAATTTCTTCAATGCTGTATACACTCTATTCGCATTATCTGGGTCAGTCGCAATGAAGACATCAAGATCTTTCGTGAATCGTGGTTCGCTGTATTTCATAACTGCGTATCCACCAACTATAAGATAACGGATTTCATGCTTTTCGAAAATTTTCAACAGTTCTTTGAAGTCTGGACTCGTCAGCATTTTTTCCTCGAATCAAAAAATAATCATTAAGCATATTCGTTACCGCTTCAAAAATAGCTATATCTCCCTGAGATTGCCAGAAGCGGATATCGAATAAACGTCTGTCATCCTTTATAAGTTGGTAATTTTCTTCTAATTTTATCATTTCTTATCCGTAAAGATCGAATTACCAATGAATTCCCTCAGAAGGCTTGTTCTTGGAACAAGATCCTCATCAATAGGTTTTATAAGATCAAGAAGGTCAAGGAGTTTCATTGCGGTATGGTAAGCATGTGAACCCGGCTTCACTTTCTGAAGCAGTGGTTCAGCGTATTTCTTAAGTACGGGCAGCTCATAGGCAAGCGAAGAGTTGAACATCGCGTCAGCATCCTCCTGAAAAGGGAAAATGTTCATTCTCTCACCTCTCTTTACCGATGGCCAGGCTGTAATCGTCTCTTCCGCGGAATACCCTCTCTGCGTGCTGTCTCTAACCATTCTCCTGACTAGTCTGCTGTCCGAAGTGGACATTCTTGTTATTCTGTCAATGTTCAGCTGTGTCAATGCCGAAGCATAGATCCTGAATTTCGATTCTTCATCGATTCCCGGCGTTAACTCGTCATTCAGACCATGAATGCCCTCTACTAGAAGGAATTCTCTCTCCTCAAGTTTCATTGGAATCTGATCGTCAATGCGGATACCTTCATGGAAATCAAATACTGGTGTTCTCGCTTCCTTCCCCTGAAGAAGGATATTCAGGTGTTCACCGAACAGTTCGGTATTGATAGCGTCCAGGCACTCAAAATCAGGCTTTCCATCACGACCTTTGGGAGTCTCGTGACGACTCCTGAAATAGTTGTCAACATTGATCACTCGGGCTCCGAAGCCCTTGGCAACAAGGTATGTCATGAGTAATTTTGCGAAAGTGGTCTTGCCGCTGGATGATGGTCCCGCGATCGTGATGATCCTTCTGGATGGATACATTTTTTCGAGTTTCTGAACGATCTGAACCATTCTATATGTCTGATAGAAGTGGCTCATTATTACCAGCTGTCTGCCGCCATCCTCTTCTATACGCTGATTGAGCTGATCGATATTCTGCACTCGCATGCGTGCGAAGTGCTTTTCCTCGAGGTCGAATTCCCTGTTCAGTTTCCATCGAGGTTTCCACTCGTTTATCTCGGGCCATGAGGCAGCTCCCGGGAATCTCAATACAAAATCCCTTGAGAGTGGCTTCAGTTCCCATTTTGTGAGCCATGACGTATTCGAAACGGCAGGTCCGAGTGCAAAAGCACAACTGCTTTCCAGCATATTCCCTCTGATTTCGCGCGAATGGGAACTCCAGGAAAGAAGCCGTCGGAAATCCTCCGGAAGTTGTTTATTATCAGCAAGATCTGATTTAACTGATTCTATAGGGATGGCTTCACTGACAATCCGATCCAGTTCAATACTTAATCTCTCAACAAGCTCCTCTGCACTGATATCCGGTCTGTTCTCCAATCTGCACCGAAAGCCGAGTGAAATCGAGTGCTCTACCCATAATTCTGCATCCGGGAATGCTCTTTTCACAGCCTGATCAAGCGCGAGAATCAATCCTCTACGGTATACTTCCCTTCCGTCACCTGTACCGGCAGGAACCGATTTTGTCTGAATGTCGTCAGAAATATCCTTTGAAAGTGATACCATTCTCCCGTCCGGTATCCTGAGAGCTATGGTGTTTCCTGCTGCAATCTCATTCTTGCTCAAGTATCCTCCATTATGTTTGAATCAGTGAAAAAATTTCTTCTGTATCAAAGATACAGCATGCGAAAAGCAATGCAAGTGAAGAATTACCCATCCTGAATTCCTTATTTCAGGGCTTGAAATTGGGCTTGATTTGCATGCAAATACACTGTTAACTACTCTTACCATGGGATATTGCAATTATTGTAATTATATCAGTAGAAAGAAATATCATGAATAACATCTGCTCGAAAGATCAAATATTGTCGTATTATTTACTATCTTTCCATAAATATCGCCATATTTCACATCATCTGCGTATCTTACCCCACATGTATTTCTTACTGTTTATAACCTATGACGTTAATTTAGTTTTTAATTATTATTAAACTGTCTTCAGAAGGCTGTGGGATAGTATGTGGAATCTCGCAGCCTCATGTACCCACATGCTCCCAGCTTGAGTATTATCGCTACCTCCGATGGCGAGTTACCATGTAAGCCACCGTCCTGCTAATGAAATGATTTCAGATATAATTCATCCAGGTATTATTTTTGTCGCATTATTTCCTGAATTCGAATTTTACCCCTCTCCCCCGCCGAAGGGAAAAGAAGGGTAAAAAGTAAAAAGTGAAAAATTCAGGAATTGAATCAGGAAATGAAGAGAAAGGAAAAAGAAATGAAAGTCTGTGGAATTCCCGAAATTGAAGGAAATCAAAACTCCCGAAAACTGATGCATTGAAAACACTGAACTGGAACGCAGAAGGTGGAAAAGAATAGAATGGTTGAAAATCCCGAGAAAACACGAAATAGCGGATTTCATTATTGAACTTGACCGGAAGGCAATTCTGGGGAATCTTATGTACTGAGATTGAAGAATGTATTACCGAAAGGGAATTTATGATTTTTCTTATGATTTTTCTTGTATCTGTCTCTACACCGACTCCTTTGCTGGATGCAGATGACAGCATAGCAAGAGGTGCTACTGCCATGTACACAATATCCCTTGAAGAGGGATATGAATACTGGATCCTTCTGGATTTTGACGAGACCGGCGGAATGGATCTTGATATCATTGTAGCTTCCGATGAAATGGACTACAACAGTTTCATTCAGATGCCGTATTTCGAGGATTATATGTACTCAAGGGATTTCTCTCTGGTTGAAGGTGCCTCTGAAGGCGTGGAGGATTTAGTTCTAACAGCACCGTATACCGGAACGGCTTATATCATCATACATGATATAGGTGAGACCGGCGGGGATTACCATCTCAGGATATTCTGACTGCACCCCGGACTTCACGGTTCTTTCACTTAACAGGCGGGTCAGTGAATTTCTGACCACTGCTTTCCCCGGACCTGTCTGGGTTCGGGGAGAACTAACCAGAACACCTAAGGTAAACCAGAGAGGTCATACTTACTTCCAGCTCGTAGAACCCTCCCCTGATGGCATGACTCAACCCCTTGCGGTAATTGACTGCGTTCTCTTTGCCTCTAATCGAGCAGGAGTTGTCCGCGAATTTGCCAGAGAAGGCAGCGTTTTTGAGCTTCGGGAGGGAATGAGCCTGAGGGTTCAAGGAAAAGTATCTCTCTGGGAAGCAGGCGGGAAGTACTCGTTTATCATTGATAGTATAGATCCGGCGTGGACAATGGGAAATCAGGCTCTTCTTCTTCGAAAACTGGTGGATAAACTGACTCCCGAAGGAGTCCTCACCTCAAACAGTGAACTCATAATGCCGAAGGCTCCCCTGAAGGTGGGATTGATCACAGCAGAAGAATCCGCTGCCAGTCATGATTTCCTGCATGGGCTGAGTACCAGTTCCTTTCCTTTTAAAGTGTATGCAGCCTGGGCCGTCATGCAGGGGACGGATACTGCAAATAGCGTAATAAGAGCGTTTAACGCACTTCTATCCATACCTGACATCGATGTTGTGGTTCTTACGAGAGGCGGCGGATCAGCCACTGATCTGGCCTGGTTCAACAATGAACATATCGCCCGAATAATCTCGCAGGTTCCGTGGCCGGTCATTTCGGGAATCGGTCATGAAACCGACACCACTCTTCCGGATTTTGCAGCGTTTGCAAGAGCTAAAACACCTACTCACGCAGCAGATATACTTGTAAACCGTGTAGCTGATCTCATGAGAGATATTGAATCTCTCGCGGTTGTGCTGCACA includes these proteins:
- a CDS encoding TMEM175 family protein encodes the protein MSKKKIKLLSIHRLEGLTDGIYAIAMTIMVLSLPVPKTIHNISSNSDLLDHLLDYSELFWTYLISFLLLGNFWIIQQKLFKYVKITCEKHLWANLGGLLVVCVIPFSSSLIGNHVDYFVANIFFHANIFLIGMFFLLQCRSLIKHPEMLNEGVDRSAIGRIIKINLVLPCLSITGMVVALFAPAWSPVVYILAPFLTSRIANRTQGRT
- a CDS encoding T9SS type A sorting domain-containing protein, with protein sequence MIILLLALIAAPGPGPDMTVLSRPIAGPYMHLLYEQKALHDYDAVHYTVWVEVLPDIGELEATAGVLFSSNVSNLNEIRFDFLQMQIDSVWDTTGPLVYSQLEDSVFVTLSSTMNPGDTSEVYLAYSGIPWNEGAGGFGGFWFYPDVYFHMGVGVYTDPPSLGRAIFPCWDHPSDKASIEFYITVPDGLYAVANGDMAWKKVSDGKAFFHWVQPQPMPTYLAAFSVSDYAVLQDSTYSWIWYYVYPDDIEDALVSFQNVNLMMDQYESTYSAYPWDTKFSYVETPKGDMEHLTQVYHIYYAINGYNNYDWLLAHEMSHHWWGNCVTEEIWTDVWLSEGFAVYSEGVWAEYYGPEAYDDYMVNDIMLPYLNSGELFPITNPTNPSEMWSYTTYQKAASVLHMLRHILGDTVFYNTLHNYFNEFAYSNATTDDFRDHVEAASGEDIDWFFDTWLHDWGYPIYYLEYNWVENAGDWDVTVDLEQVQTVGPIFTMPLEFGIYGTSEDTLVVMWNDLQSQSEVFTVSFEPNEVQFDPGHYVLSPHLTGINDRPLPPPFGTGTLYFTPNPTMSMTVLNWSGMADSELSVTLYDLSGRMIRDWSLSAGDRHMDLSSVPSGLYLVEASGPGNIRQSAKLIIQGRM
- a CDS encoding nucleotidyltransferase, which codes for MLTSPDFKELLKIFEKHEIRYLIVGGYAVMKYSEPRFTKDLDVFIATDPDNANRVYTALKKFGAPLENLTSDDFTNKDYFYQMGRPPLRVDIMMSIPGIEFDRAWKNREVVEMDDLKIYFISRSDLIRSKEVSARPQDKIDADNLRKAERLDAYNNK
- the xseA gene encoding exodeoxyribonuclease VII large subunit, with the translated sequence MRPAGITISGYSDCTPDFTVLSLNRRVSEFLTTAFPGPVWVRGELTRTPKVNQRGHTYFQLVEPSPDGMTQPLAVIDCVLFASNRAGVVREFAREGSVFELREGMSLRVQGKVSLWEAGGKYSFIIDSIDPAWTMGNQALLLRKLVDKLTPEGVLTSNSELIMPKAPLKVGLITAEESAASHDFLHGLSTSSFPFKVYAAWAVMQGTDTANSVIRAFNALLSIPDIDVVVLTRGGGSATDLAWFNNEHIARIISQVPWPVISGIGHETDTTLPDFAAFARAKTPTHAADILVNRVADLMRDIESLAVVLHRSASRGVASARERLSGSANILARGAGMILRTQLHELQTLENWLVKHIQNNLSYTSGRLNRSGLSLEKAITAGLSDRRERKVHSLSERLILSFSGKLNTLSMQLDSLDAVITGNNPERLYRRGWTTVRDKNGTLIKTIRSVKIHDDIEILFRDGSINAEAKRVTPERADND